In Pararge aegeria chromosome 17, ilParAegt1.1, whole genome shotgun sequence, one genomic interval encodes:
- the LOC120631040 gene encoding monocyte to macrophage differentiation factor, translating into MGDVVSLFSVLIMKFKSKFNQSKLYFHYDVQWDKLKSVKWMNARASSNKAYVPTTVENVANVCTHALCVAPASLGARELLTRSVNAPQAIAAVVYGLALCLLFAVSTTFHSVCCCKSDTKMKHFLHRCDRAMIYIFIASSYFPWLTVGTLSCWMLRELRWAIWLLAVLGITYQQIFHERYKMLELLLYLIMGLGPAAIIVTSNHQFPAMHDLKIGGFLYLIGVFFFKSDGRIPFAHAIWHVFVALAASVHYLAILRHLFPELKSY; encoded by the exons ATGGGCGACGTTGTCAGCTTGTTTTCTGTGCTAATCATGAAATTTAAGTCAAAGTTCAACCAGAgcaagctttattttcattacgATGTGCAGTGGGATAAGCTCAAGTCAGTAAAATGGATGAACGCGAGGGCTTCGTCAAATAAGGCCTATGTTCCAACCACG GTTGAAAATGTGGCAAATGTGTGCACGCACGCCCTATGCGTTGCCCCGGCGTCGCTCGGGGCGCGCGAACTCCTAACACGCTCCGTAAACGCACCACAAGCAATAGCAGCAGTGGTCTATGGTTTAGCACTATGTCTTCTGTTCGCCGTCTCCACTACCTTCCACTCTGTGTGCTGCTGTAAATCTGATAC CAAAATGAAGCACTTCCTCCACCGATGCGACCGTGCGATGATATACATCTTCATCGCGAGCTCCTACTTCCCATGGCTCACCGTCGGCACGTTATCCTGCTGGATGTTGCGAGAGCTGAGATGGGCTATCTGGCTGCTTGCGGTCCTCGGCATCACCTATCAACAGATCTTCCATGAGCGGTACAAGATGCTGGAGCTATTGTTATACTTGATAATGGGGCTGGGCCCAGCGGCGATCATTGTCACGTCGAAT CACCAATTCCCGGCGATGCACGATCTCAAGATAGGAGGGTTCCTGTATCTCATAGGCGTGTTCTTCTTCAAGTCGGATGGCCGCATCCCCTTCGCCCACGCGATATGGCACGTGTTCGTGGCGTTGGCCGCCAGCGTGCATTACCTTGCAATACTCCGCCATCTGTTCCCGGAGCTCAAATCATACTGA